Below is a genomic region from Dyella terrae.
CGGTGCTGCGCAACCAGCGCACCATCTACTCGCGTGAACAGGTCTTCGGCGGCAAGCAGCTCACCGACGAAATCATGCGTCGCTACGGCCTTTCCTATGAGGAAGCCGGTCGCGCCAAGCGCAAGGGCGGCCTGCCGGAATCGTACGAGAGCGAAGCGCTGGAACCGTTCAAGGAATCGCTGATCCAGCAGATCAGCCGCCTCCTGCAGTTCTTCTTTGCCGGTAGCGAGTACAGCAAGGTCGATCAGGTCGTGCTGGCTGGCGGCTGTGCCTCGATCGAAGGCATCGGTCCCATGCTGGAAGAGCAGCTCGGCGTGCCGTGCGTGGTGGCGAACCCGCTGGCCCGCATGTCGCTGTCGCCGCGCGTGCAGGCGCAGCAGCTGGCACAGGATGCGCCCGCGTTGATGATCGCGGTCGGGCTCGCGATGAGGAGCTTCGACTGATGGCACACATCAACCTACTTCCGTGGCGCAATGAACGCCGCAAACAGCGCGAGCGCGAGTTCTTCATGCAGCTCGGCGCGGCCTTCGTGGCCGGCGTGCTTTTCGTCCTGTTGTGGGTGGGCTGGATGGGCCAGCGCATCGACAGCCAGAACGACCGCAACACCTACATGCAGGGTGAGATCAAGCAACTCGATGAGCGCATCGCCAAGATCAAGGACCTGGAAAAGGTTCGTGAGCGACTGCTGGCGCGCAAAAAGATCATCGAAGAGCTGCAGGCCAATCGCTCGCAGATGGTTCACCTGTTCGATGAGCTGGTGAAGACCATTCCGTCCAGCGCGCGGCTGTCGGGCCTCAAGCAGACCGGCGAAGCCATGTCGCTCGACGGCGTGGCCCAGTCCAACGCCAGCGTCGCCGAGTACATGCGCAATATCGAGTCGTCCCCGTGGATGGGTCATGCGGACCTTCGCAAGACCGAAAACACCCGTGGCGACCAGCGCATGCCGTACTCCTTCGGCCTGGATGTGGCACTGGCCAAGCCCAAGGCCGATGACGGCAGCGACGGCAAGGAACCGGTGATCCCGGCCAATGCCCCGGCTGATGCCAGCGCGGCAGCTCCGGCCCCGGTGGCAGCGATGCCAGCCGCGGCATCCGCAGCGACGCCTGCGGCAGCACCCCCGGCCAGTACGCCGCCCGCTGCCACGACGTCGCCGACGGTGACCGCAACCCCGCCGAAGGCCGCTCCCGCCAAAACGGAACCCGCACCGGCCGCCAAGGCGCCGGCCCAGCCGCAGGCCACCGCGCCGGGCAGTGCAGCAGCCAACGGAGGAGCCAAGCCATGAAGTTCCTCAATGACCTGCGCAGCCTTGACCGCAACAACATCGGTGGCTGGCCGCAATCCATCAAGATCTTCTTCACGGTTCTCCTTTTCGGCCTGATCGTGCTGCTCGGTTGGTATCTCTACATCAACGACCAGCAGGACGAACTCGCGACGCTGCAGGGCAAGGAGCAGCAGCTCAAGCAGGAGTTCTCGACCAAGCAGGCCAAGGCCGTGAACCTCGAAGCGCTGCAGCAACAGCTCGACGAGATGCAGGACATGCTGCGCCAGTTGCTGCGTCAGCTGCCCAGCCGTACCGAAATGCCGGAGCTGCTGGTTGACGTGTCGCAGACAGCCCTTTCCGCGGGCCTCGAGACCGACCTGTTCCAGCCCGGTGCCGAGCGTCCGAAGGACTTCTACGCCGAGAAGCCGATCCAGCTGCGCATGACCGGTACGTACCACCAGTTCGGTACCTTCATCAGCGGCGTGGCCTCGCTCCCGCGCGTGGTGATCCTCACCATGCATGACGTCTCGCTGACGCCCAAGGGCAACACCGGGCAACTGGTGCTGCAGGGCACGGTCAAGACCTATCGCTACCTGGAAGACGAAGAGAGCGCCGAAGCCAAGGCCGCCAACGCGGTGTCGGGTTCGAAGAAGGCCAAGAACGGGGGACGGAAATGAGCCTGCGGGAAACCGTCAAACCCATGCGCCTGGCACGCGTAGCCCTCGTCGCGGGCGCCCTGATGGCGCTCGCCGGCTGCTCCAAGGATGACGACCTGCGCCAGTGGGTCGCCGCGGAGAAAGCCAAGAAGGGCGCGCCGATCCCGCCGCTTCCGGTCATCAAGACATTCGAAACGTTCCTCTACACCGACCAGGATCGTCGCGACCCCTTCAGCCCGAGCACGGCCGAACTGCAGACCGGCAACAACGCCGGCCCGCGCCCGGACGAAGATCGCGTCAAGCAGCCGCTGGAAGCGTTTGCGCTGGATAGCCTGAAGATGGTCGGCACCCTGGGCCTGGGCAATGGCATCGAGGTGCTCATCAAGGATCCTGCCAATGTGATTCATCGCGTGCACCGCGGCGACTACATGGGTCAGAACTACGGTCACGTCACCGCCATCAGCGAAGACCACATCGAGTTGGTCGAGCTGGTTCCCAACGGGAACGGCGGGTGGATGGAACGCTCAGCCAGCATCGCGCTTGGCGAGAAATAAGAATCACAGGGGCTGATGCAATGACGAACCTAATCAAACCTGTTCGGGGCCGTGTCATGCGCCAAGCGAGTCGTCGCCTGATCGCCGGACTGCTGATCGCCAGCACCGCCTGGTCGGGCCTGGTTGCTGCGGCGACCAGCACCTTGAAAGAGATCACTTACGACACCCTGCCGGGCGGTCGCATCGAGTTGCACCTGAACTTCGCGCAAGGCCCCGTGCCGGAGCCGAAGATCTTCACTACGGGCAACCCGCCGCGCATCGCGATCGACTTTGCCGATACCGACAATGCCGCCGCGCGCCATCTGGCCATCAACCAGGGGTCCACCTCGGGCGTGTCGGCCGTTTCGGCCGGCGGGCGCACCCGGGTGATCGTGGAGCTGATGCGCGATTCGGCCTACCGCTCGCGCGTCGAGGGCAACAGCCTGGTGTTTACGGTCGCCAACGGCACCGACGCCACCACGACCACCACGGCATCGAACATCGACCCGTCCAAGGCGTTGCCGTCGGCCGCCATGGGCCCGTCCGTGTCGAACATCGACTTCCGTCGCGGTCCCAACGGCGAAGGCCGCGTGCTGATCAACTTCAGCGCCAACGGTGCTGGCGCCGACATGAAGCGCGAGGGCGACAAGCTCATCGTCAACCTGTCGAACGTCAACTTGCCGGCTGACCAGGCCAAGCGCCTGGACGTGCTCGATTTCGCCACGCCGGTCCAGTACATCACCACCAAGGCCAATGGCCCGCGTGGCGGCGCCCGCATGGAAATTGCGGTCAAGGGCAGTGTGGAAACGTCCGCCTATCAGACGGCCGACCAGTATGTCGTCGAAGTGGCGCCGAAGAAGAAGGCCGATCCGAACGTTGGTCCGAACGGCAAGCCGCTGCGTGGCCAGGATCCGGTCTACAACGGCAACCGCGTTACCCTGAACTTCCAGGACATCCCGGTGCGCTCGGCCCTGCAGGTGCTGGCTGACGTGTCGAACCTGAACCTCGTGGCGTCCGATACCGTGGGCGGCAGCGTCACGCTGCGACTGGTCAACGTGCCGTGGGATCAGGCCCTTGATGTCGTGCTCCGTGCAAAGAACCTCGACAAGCGTCGCAACGGCAACGTCGTCTGGATCGCGCCGCAGGAAGAACTCGCCCGCTACGAGCAGAGCGTCGCCGACGCCCGCATCAAGGCCGAAGACAATGCTGAGCTCGTCACCGACTACGTGCCGATCAGCTACGGCAAGGCGGCGGATATCGCCAAGTTGCTTACCTCCGGCAGCATGGCCGGTGGTGGTGGCGCGGGCGGTGGTGGCGGCGGTGGCCAGCGTGGCTTCCTGTCGCCGCGTGGCAGCGTCTCCTTCGACGAGCGCACCAATACCCTGCTGATCAACGACAACCCGCAGAAGATCCGCGAAATCCGTGACCTCATCGCCGTGCTCGACAAGCCGGTGCAGCAGGTGCTGATCGAATCGCGCATCGTGGTGGCCAGCGACCAGTTCTCCCGCGAGCTCGGTGCCAAGTTCGGCATCAGCGGCCAGCGCACCAACCCGAGCGGCCAGGTCATCCAGACCGGCGGCAAGCTGGGTGATCCGCTGGGCAACAACACCACCAATCAGGGCAACCTCGGTTCCGGTGGCGGCCTGAACGTGAACCTGCCGACGGCGACCCAGGGCGGCAATTTCGGCCTGGCCATCCTCGGTGCGAACTACGCGATCGACCTGGAACTGTCGGCGGCGCAGACCGAAGGCCGTGGCGAAGTGGTCTCCAGCCCGCGTGTCATCACGGCCAATCAGCAGGAAGCGGTCATCCGCCAGGGCCAGCAGATCGGCTACGTGACGTATCAGAACGGCGGCACCACCGGTGGTTCGGCGCCGACGGCATCCGTGCAGTTCAAGGACGCCGTGCTCGAGCTGAAGGTCACCCCGACCATCACCGCCGACAACCGCATCTACCTGGCCATCAACGTGAAGAAGGATGCGCTCGCCGCCTTCGTCGACACGCCGAACGGCAAGGTGCCGCAGATTGATACCCGCGAGATCAACACCTCGGTGCTCGTCGATAACGGCCAGACGGTGGTGCTGGGCGGTATCTACGAAATCACCAAGGCGAACTCGATCACCAAGGTGCCGGGTCTGGGCGATATCCCGGGCGTGGGCATCCTGTTCCGCAAGACGACCCGCCAGAACGACAAGGCTGAGCTGCTGATCTTCGTGACGCCGCGCATCCTGAGTGAAAGTCTGAAGTGATCTTGAGCAGTTGATGGAATGGGGAGGGGCGCCCGATGGGCGCCCTTTCTTTTTGGGAGGGGGGAAGTCGGCGGCTGCGCCGCCTGTGAACGGTAAACGGTAAAAGCAGAAGAGCAGGTGCTTGTCCGCTCTTACTGTTCACCGTTCCCCGTTTACAGCCCTGCGCAGCAGGGCGACTTAACAGCCTCGCGCAATGTGGCGCCCCCACCCCTGCCATCAGTCCCACCGTTCCCTGAGCGCCCCCGGGCTAAACTTCCGGACGAAGCTGCGGTCTGTTACCGCACGATGTGCGACGGAATTCCTTGATGGACATGCCCCAGGCCCAACCTGCCAGCCGCCTGCAAGAGGCGTTCGTGCGACTGCGTGAACACCTGCAGGAAGGCATCATTGGCCAACCTCACCTGATCGACTGCCTCCTGATCGCCTTGCTGGCCGATGGCCACCTGCTGGTCGAAGGTGCCCCCGGCCTGGCCAAGACGACGGCGGTAAAGGCCCTGGCCGCCTGTGTCGAGGCCGACTTCCACCGCGTGCAGTTCACGCCCGATCTGTTGCCCGCGGATCTCACCGGCACCGATATCTTCCGGCCGCAGTCGGGGAGCTTCGAATTCGAACGCGGCCCGCTGTTCCACAACATCGTGCTGGCCGATGAAATCAACCGCGCGCCGGCCAAGGTGCAATCGGCGTTGCTCGAAGCCATGGCCGAACGCCAGATCACCATTGGGCGCAGCACCTGGGCGCTGCCGGAACTGTTCATGGTGATGGCCACGCAGAATCCGATCGAACAGGAAGGCACGTTCGCGTTGCCCGAAGCGCAACTCGACCGCTTCGTCATGCATGTGACCATTGGCTATCCCGATGCATCGTCCGAGCTGGCCATCCTCAAGCTGGCGCGCGAACAGGCGCGTCGCAGTCTCCATCCGCAACCCGAGGCGCGTGCGGTCCTTACCCAGGCCGACGTCTTCGCCGCGCGCGATGCCGTGCTTGCGGTGCATGTCGCGCCGGCGCTCGAAACCTATCTCGCCCAACTGGTGCTGGCGAGCCGCGACGCCGGCGCCTACGGCCCTGAGCTGAAGCGGTGGATCGCCTGGGGTGCCAGTCCGCGCGGCACCATCGCGCTCGATCGATGCGCGCGCGCCCACGCCTGGCTCGCCGGCCGTGACTACGTCCTGCCCGAAGACGTCCATGCCATCGCGCACGATGTCCTCCGGCATCGCATCCTCCTCAGCTACGAGGCCGAGGCCGAAGGCGTCCGCAGCGATCAGGTCATCACGCGCCTGCTGGACCTCGTGCCACTGCCGTGAGCGCCGTTCTCGCTACGCCCACTGACGGCGACGGCCGCACCCGGGTCGCCGTCACCGAGCTGATCGCGCTGCGTGCACGCGTGGCGCGCGTGTCGTGGCCGCCCGTGCAAAGTCGCGCAAGTTCGGCGGGGCAGCAGCACAGTCGCCTCTACGGGCGAGGCATGGACTACGCCGAGTCGCGCGCCTACCAGCCCGGCGATGACGTCCGTCGCCTGGACTGGCGACTGACGGCGCGCAGCGGCAAGTTGCACACCAAGCTGTTTCAGGAGGAGCGCGAGGGCCGCGTCCTGGTGCTGCTGGATACCCACGCCAGCATGCGCTTCGGAACGCGTGCGCGCTTCAAGTCCGTACAGGCGGCGCGCGCGGCGGCGCTGGTCGCTTGGTTTGCCGTGCGTGCAGGCGAGCGCATTGGTGCGATGGCTTTCGGTGCCTGCGATCGCGTGCTCAAACCGCGAGGCGGCGTGCGCGGGGCCCTGGCGTTCTGCGGCGCGCTGGGCGAGTGGGATGCCCTGGAAAATCCTGCGCAGTTCGAGCCACTTTCCGACGCCCTTGCCCGTGCGGGTCGACTGCTGCACGGCGCCAGTCGCGTCATCCTGATCAGCGATGGTTTCAGCTGCGATGAAGCCGCGCGCAAACGATTGCTGGATCTGCGGCACCACGCCAGTGTCGGAGTCCTCATGGTGGGCGATCCGCTGGAACTCGCCAGTGCGCCCGCCGGGCGTTATCCGCTGGAGCATGATGGCGTGCGCCGCGAAGTGGCCCTGGAAGCCGATCGCCAGCGCGAGACGTTTCAACGCGCGCTCGGTGCCGGCCAGCAACGTCTCGGTGATCTCGCACGCGCGCTCGGCCTGCGCCGCCGCACGATCGACACGACAGCCGATCCGATGGATGCCGTCACCGCGCTGATGGGGCAGGGCGGGGGCGTCACATGATGTTCCCGTCAGCGCCTGCGCCCGGGAAGGCGAGCGGCCCCGTCCTGCGGGACATCCATCTGCCGCCCGAGCCCTCATGGTGGCCGCCCGCGCCCGGCTGGTGGATGCTGGCGGCGCTGGTTCTGATGACCCTGCTGGGTGTCGTCATCGCGTCGGTGATGCGCCGGCGTCGCCGGATGCGTATCGCCGCCATCGTCGCCGAGGTGGATACCTTCGTGGCGATGCATGGCAACCACGCGGTCCAGCTGGCTGGCCAGCTGCATCAGTTGCTGCGACGCGCGGCGCGACACATCGATCCACGCGCCACCCATCTTCGTGGCGACGCCTGGCAGGCGTGTCTTGCCACGGTGCCGGTCCCGGCCGACGTGTTGCATCAATTGCATTCGCTCGATGACGCGATGTACCGACCCGCGGCCGCCTTCGATGCCAGGCTCGCGGCAGCGGCAACCCGCCAATGGCTGCTGACGGCGCTTGAGCGTGGCCACGTGCGGACCCGGCCGGTGTCGCGCAAGCCACAAGCGGAGTCGAGTCGTGCCTGAGTTCGCCTGGCCATGGATGTTCCTCCTGCTACCGCTGCCCTGGATTGTGCGGCGCTTCGTCAGCCCGGCGGCGCCTGGGCAGGCGTTGCACCTACCCCATCCGGGCCTGCAACTGGCGGCCGTGGCCGAGGCAGCGCCCAGCCGGATGCGTTCGGTCGTGCTCGTGCTGGCATGGTGTTGCCTGGTCGGCGCCGCGGCGCGGCCGCAGTGGATCGGACCTCCGCAATCGCAGGAGCGCAGCGGGCGAGCGATGATGCTGGCAGTCGATCTTTCCGGCAGCATGCGCACGTCCGACATGCACCTTGCCGGCCAGCCCGTCACGCGCTTTGGCGCGGTCGAAGCCATTGCCGGTGATTTCATCAGTCGGCGCAGCGGCGACGAACTGGGTTTGATCCTTTTCGGCAGTCGCGCTTTTCTGGTGACGCCGCTCACGTATGACCTTGCTGCGGTCAAGGCGCAGCTGGCCGGTGCAACGGTCGGCCTCGCCGGCACCGAAACAGCCATCGGCGATGCGCTTGGTGTTGCCGTCAAGCGACTCGCCGCCATGCCCGAGCAGGCGCGCGTGCTCGTGCTGCTCACCGACGGCGTCAACAACGCCGGAAATATCACGCCACTGGACGCCGCCCATGCCGCGCAGTCGGCTGGTGTCCGCGTCTACACGATCGGCATCGGAGCGACGGAAATGCAGGTGCCGGATTTCTTCGGTACGCGCACCGTCAATCCCTCGGCGGATCTGGATGAGGGGATGCTCAGGCAGATCGCCAGCGAAACCGGCGGTCGCTACTTCCGCGCTACCGATACGTCGGAGCTGGCGACGGCCTACCGCACGATTGACGCACTCGAGCCCATGCCACAGCAAGGCCCGCCGCTGCGTCCCCGCCGTGAGTTGTTTCGATGGCCCTTGCTGGCGGGTATCGCACTAACCTTGTTGTCCGGGTTGATGCTCGCGCCGCGGCGCCGCCTGGCGGTGACCACATGATTGGCATGCTTCAGGACTTTCATTTTCTGCGACCCCTCTGGTTGCTCGGCCTGTTGGCCGTTCCGGTGCTGTGGTGGATGGGCTCGCGTCGTTCGGCGGCGCAGCGCGAACTGGCGCGCCTGGTCGATCCCGAACTGCTCCCGCACGTGCTTTACGGCAAGGCAAGCACGCAGCGTTCACCGGCCATGTTGATGGCATCGGCGGCGGCGCTGTGCGCGCTGGCCTTGGCCGGCCCGACCTGGAGTCGCGTTGACTCGCCGCTTTACGCCAATCAGTCCGCACAGGTCGTGGCCATCTCGCTGTCGCAACGCATGCTTGCGCGCGACGTGGCGCCGACGCGCCTCGATCGCGCCAAACTCAAGGCGCGCGATCTGCTTGATGTGAATCGCGATGGACTCAACGGCTTGATTGCGTACGCCGGCGAGGCGTTTGCCGTGGCACCGCTCACCAACGATGCCGCCAGCCTGCATGACCTGCTGGACGCACTGTCGCCGGATACGATGCCCATCGAAGGCGACGATGCCGCGCAGGCCATCGAGCGCGGCGCGCAGATGATCCATGACGCCAAGGCCGGGCATGGCGACGTTGTGCTGATCACCGATGCCGTCGACAAGGCCGCCATCGACGCGGCGGCCAGGGTGGCCCAGGCCGGGGTGACCGTCTCGGTCCTCGGCATCGGCACGCCGCAAGGTGCGCCCATTCCGCTCAGCGATGGCAGCCTGGTGCGCGGGGAGCACGGCGACGTGCGCATGGCGCGACGTGACGATGCCTCCCTGGAGGCCCTGGCCGATGCTGGCGACGGACGCTTCGTGCTGTTGAGCGACGACGCGACGGATGTGAAGGCGATCCACGATGCCATGCGCAGCAGTGGCATGGGCGCCACGGTCACCGACGCGCGCGGCGACGAATGGCAGGATCGCGGCGCATGGTTCCTGTTGCCCTTGTTGCCGATCGCCGCGCTCGCGTTTCGACGAGGCTGGGTCCTGGTCGCCGCACTGATGTTCCTGCCGTTGGCATCATCGCCGGCGCAGGCCAGTGGATGGACCGACCTCTGGAAGCGTCCGGACCAGCAGGCCGCGCAAGCGCTCAAGGACGGCCACGCCGAACAGGCGCAGCAGCTTGCCCGCGATCCGGCGTGGCGCGGCGTCGCCGCCTATCGCGCCGCGAAGTACGACGAGGCAGCCGAGGCGCTGCAGCAAGCCAAAGGCGCCGACGCGGCCTACAACCTCGGCAACACGCTTGCGCAACAGCAAAAGTACAAGGAAGCGATCGTTGCCTACGATCGCGCGCTGAAGCTTGATCCGCGCCACCAGGATGCCCTGGCCAATCGCAAGGCCGTTGAGGACTGGATGCGCGAGCATCCCGATCAGCCGCAGGACAAGCAGAAGGACGACAACGACAAGAAGGGCCAGGGCAAGGACGGCCAGTCGGCTGGCACACCCAAGGACGATAAGGACCAGAAAAGCGGCAAGAGCGACGACAAGGACGATACGAAAGATCAGCAGAACAGCGCGTCCAATCAGTCGCAGGATCCCAACGGCAAGGGCAAGGATCAGCCGCAGCAGCAGGGCTCGTCCGATTCGTCGCCTGCCAAGCCGCAGTCGGCGAAAGAGCAAGCCGAGCAGAAAGCCCAGGCCGAGAAGGCACGCCAGGCGCTGCAAAAGCAGATGGACGCCGCCATGCAGCAGAAAGATGCACCGGCGAAACAAGGCAAGGACGACGCCCACGAACTGGGCCAGTTGTCAGCCGACGATCCGCAATCGAAATTGCCAGACGACGTGCGCCGCGCCTTGCAGCGCGTGCCCGACGATCCGGGCGCGCTGCTGCGCCGCAAATTCGAACTGGAGTACCGTCAACGCCACGGCGCGAGCGGGGAGGAAGGCGAGTGACGTTTCGACGCGTGTTGTTGCTGGTGATGCTGAGCCTGTTGCCCGTTTGGGTGGCGGCCACGGAAGTGCGCGCGAGCCTCGATCGGGACAAGGTGGCGCTGGGCGAAACCGTGACGCTGAACCTGCGCGTCGAAGGCGGCGGTATGTTCGACGCGCCCGATCTTTCTGCGCTGAACAAAGATTTCACCGTGCTGGGTACTTCGAACAACACCAGCATCAGCATCATCAATGGCAAGCGCAGCGCGCAGCTGGTCTACGGTGTCGCACTGCGACCCAACCGGGTAGGCACGCTGACCATCCCATCGCTCACCTTTGCCAATGGTTCGACGCAGGCGTTGACGCTGGAAGTCACGCCGGCGGATGACCGTGCCGTGGCCAATGGCCGTAAAGACGTCTATCTGGAGGCGAGCCTTGATCCCCGCGAGGCGTGGGTCGGCGAGCAGGTCGTCTACACCGTCCGGCTCTATCTTGCCTCCCCGCTGGCCAATGGCTCGCTGGACGAGCCGCGTGTACAGGGCGTGGAGCTGTCCAAGATCAGCGACGACCTGAATTACCAGCAGGAGAAGGGCGGCCGGCGTTACAACGTGATCGAGCGCCGTTACGCCTTGATTCCCCAGAAGGCCGGAAAACTGGAGATCCCGCCGATCGCCTTCAGTGGCGAGCTGGTGGAAATGGCCGATCCGGACAGTTTCTTTGGCAGTACCCGCGCCGCGTCGGCGATCTCGCAGCCCGTCACGCTCGATGTGAAGGCGGTGCCGGCCGAAGCCGGCAAGACGGCCTGGCTGCCCGCGCGCGAGCTGACGCTCTCGCTGGACGGGGCCGACGCACGCGGCGCGTTGCACGTCGGCCAGACGCTCAACCTGACCATGACCGTTCAGGCCACCGGCTTGCCGTACGAGGCGCTGCCGTCCCTGAGCCTTCCGTCCATCGACGGCGCCACGGTCTATCCGGACAAACCGGTGAACGGCACGCGCGTGATTGACTCCTGGCTGCAGGGGCGCAGGCAGCAGGGCTTTGCCGTGGTGCCTTCCCGTGCCGGGAAGCTGGACATTCCGGCGACCACGTTGACCTGGTTCAACGTGCGCACCGGACAATCGGAAGTGGCGCGGATCGCTCCCGTGACGCTGGACGTGCTCCCCGCCACGGGGACACCGGCCCCGGCCGCACCGCAGGATCTGCCCGCTCCCAACGTGACGGCGCCGGCTGCGACGACCTCGTCGCCATCGCGCCAGGCACTCGTGGCTGGCGGCATCGTGCTGTTGCTCGTGGGCGGAGCCGTCGGCTTCGCACTCAGCCGGCGCCGGTCGCAGGTCGTCGCGGCGCCTGCGCCGACACCCAGGGCTCCGTCCATCCCCAGTGGCTCGCGCGGCTTGCGAGCGAGCTTCATCGCGGCCGCGCGGGGCAGTGACCCCAAGGCCCAGTACGAAAGCCTGCTGGCCTGGGCACGCCATGAGCGCCCAGGGATCCAAACCCTGGGCGATGTGGAGGCGCAGCTGGCCTCGGCCGAGCAGGGCGCCTGCATCGGGTTGCTGCAGCGCTCGCGCTACGCGCCCATGGCGGAACGCATCGCGGGCGACCGGCTTGCGGCCGCGTTCCGCGATGGATTCCAGTGGAAGGATTCAGGGCCGCGTGAAACGGGAGGTGCCCTGGCGCCTCTCTATCCGTTCAAGACCGACTGACGATCTTCACGCCAGCGCGGCGCGCCAGAGACTGGCCATGCCAGGGTTGAATGCACAGAGCGTGATGGAGGTGGCGGGGTGGAGCCGGAGCGCTTCGCGCAGTGCGATCACCGACACCTGCGCCGCATCCTCCAGCGGGTAGCCGTAGATGCCGCAGCTGATGGCCGGGAAGGCCAGGGTGTGCAGGTCATGGCGTGCGGCAACCTCCACGCTGCGGCGATAGCAGCTCGCCAGCAAGGCGGGCTCGTCCTGCGATCCTCCGTTCCAGACGGGCCCAACCGTGTGGATGACGAAGCGGGCCGGCAGGCGAAAACCGGGCGTTATGCGAGCCTCTCCCGTGGGGCAGCGCACGCGCGGGGCGACCTCCGGGAGTGCGCGGCAGGCCGCAAGCAGATCCGGACCGGCCGCCCGGTGGATAGCGCCGTCCACGCCGCCCCCGCCCAGCAGGGTGACGTTGGCGGCGTTGACGATGGCGTCGACGGCCAGGGTGGTCAGATCGGCAATCTGCACGTCGATGGACATGGCGGGTCGAGACTCCCGGGTTTTGGCCGTATGCTTGGTCGCGGGGCGCCCATCGGGCGTTGGAGGTTTCAGTAGATCATGATGAAAACGGAAGACATCTCGTTCGGCTATCTGCTCAATGACGTGACCTTGCTGTTCCGCAAGCACTTTGACCGCCGGGCCGTGAAATTCGGGCTGACGCGCGCGCAATGGCGCGCCACCAAGGTGCTGTACCACCGCGAGGGGCTGCGCCAGACCGAGCTGGCCGATTTTCTGGAGATGGAGCCCATCGCCGTGGGCCGCGTCATCGACCGCCTGCAGTCGGCCGGCTTCGTCGAGCGTCGCCCGGACCCACGCGATCGTCGCGCCTGGCGTCTCTATGTGACCGAACAGGCCAAGGGCGTGATCGCGGACATGGAGCTGATCGGTCGCGGCCTGCGCAAGGACGCCACGGTCGGCATCGATATCGCCGAGATGCAGCAGGCCATGGACGTGCTCAACCGCATCAAGGACAACCTGCAGGCGCTCGACCAGTCCGCTGAGGAGACTGAGTCGGGCGGTTGAGGTGGGTGGCCCGCTTTGCGGGCCGGGGAGTCGGCGGCGTTGCCGCCTGTATACGGTAAACGGCAAAAGCCAGAGCGGAGCCTCGCTCTTACCTGTTCACCGTTCACAGCCCGCGCAGCGGGCGCACCCACCGGGCGCGAAGCGCCCGCCCCCTGCACCAGTGCCATCAGTCCCTGTCGCCAAGCTGAATTTCCTCGTCATAGTAAGGTCTTTTGCTTAGCTGCCATGGAAGGGGCTGGCAGCGGAATGCCATGAACCGGTTACAACCGGACGGCATCCTTCGCCTTTTTTCGTGTGCATGGGCCATGGGCGGCCCGTGGATCGACTGCCGACCAATGTGAGTTGCCATGCCCTGGAAGAAATCGGTCTTCATCATCCTGATCCTGGCGATCCTCGGCGCCGCCATGCTCGTATTCCGTGGCGGCAAGGACTCCGCCGCACCCCAGGCCAAGTCCGTCGGGGGCGGGCAGGACGTGCCCGTGCAGATCGCCGCCGCCACGCGCGGCGAGATCGATCTCAGCCTGAAGCTGGTGGCGCGCGCCGAAGCCTGGTCGACGGTGTCGATCCGCGCCCGCGTGTCCGGTCAGTTGCAAAAGCTGGCCTTCATCCCTGGTGGCCACGTGAAGCAGGGCGACCTGCTGATCCAGATCGACCCCAGCCTGCTCAAGGCCCAGCTCGACCAGGCCCGCGGCACGGTGGCGAAGGACCAGGCCCAGTTGGTGAAGGCCGAGGCGGACCAGCAGCGCTATACCGACCTGCTCGCCAAGGGCTATGTCTCGCGCGCGGACTACGACACTTACCAGGCCAACCTGGGCATCGCCCGCGCCACGCTGAAGACGGACCAGGCCGCGCAGGAACTGGCGCAGACC
It encodes:
- a CDS encoding DUF4381 domain-containing protein produces the protein MMFPSAPAPGKASGPVLRDIHLPPEPSWWPPAPGWWMLAALVLMTLLGVVIASVMRRRRRMRIAAIVAEVDTFVAMHGNHAVQLAGQLHQLLRRAARHIDPRATHLRGDAWQACLATVPVPADVLHQLHSLDDAMYRPAAAFDARLAAAATRQWLLTALERGHVRTRPVSRKPQAESSRA
- a CDS encoding DUF58 domain-containing protein produces the protein MSAVLATPTDGDGRTRVAVTELIALRARVARVSWPPVQSRASSAGQQHSRLYGRGMDYAESRAYQPGDDVRRLDWRLTARSGKLHTKLFQEEREGRVLVLLDTHASMRFGTRARFKSVQAARAAALVAWFAVRAGERIGAMAFGACDRVLKPRGGVRGALAFCGALGEWDALENPAQFEPLSDALARAGRLLHGASRVILISDGFSCDEAARKRLLDLRHHASVGVLMVGDPLELASAPAGRYPLEHDGVRREVALEADRQRETFQRALGAGQQRLGDLARALGLRRRTIDTTADPMDAVTALMGQGGGVT
- a CDS encoding VWA domain-containing protein, with product MIGMLQDFHFLRPLWLLGLLAVPVLWWMGSRRSAAQRELARLVDPELLPHVLYGKASTQRSPAMLMASAAALCALALAGPTWSRVDSPLYANQSAQVVAISLSQRMLARDVAPTRLDRAKLKARDLLDVNRDGLNGLIAYAGEAFAVAPLTNDAASLHDLLDALSPDTMPIEGDDAAQAIERGAQMIHDAKAGHGDVVLITDAVDKAAIDAAARVAQAGVTVSVLGIGTPQGAPIPLSDGSLVRGEHGDVRMARRDDASLEALADAGDGRFVLLSDDATDVKAIHDAMRSSGMGATVTDARGDEWQDRGAWFLLPLLPIAALAFRRGWVLVAALMFLPLASSPAQASGWTDLWKRPDQQAAQALKDGHAEQAQQLARDPAWRGVAAYRAAKYDEAAEALQQAKGADAAYNLGNTLAQQQKYKEAIVAYDRALKLDPRHQDALANRKAVEDWMREHPDQPQDKQKDDNDKKGQGKDGQSAGTPKDDKDQKSGKSDDKDDTKDQQNSASNQSQDPNGKGKDQPQQQGSSDSSPAKPQSAKEQAEQKAQAEKARQALQKQMDAAMQQKDAPAKQGKDDAHELGQLSADDPQSKLPDDVRRALQRVPDDPGALLRRKFELEYRQRHGASGEEGE
- a CDS encoding vWA domain-containing protein gives rise to the protein MPEFAWPWMFLLLPLPWIVRRFVSPAAPGQALHLPHPGLQLAAVAEAAPSRMRSVVLVLAWCCLVGAAARPQWIGPPQSQERSGRAMMLAVDLSGSMRTSDMHLAGQPVTRFGAVEAIAGDFISRRSGDELGLILFGSRAFLVTPLTYDLAAVKAQLAGATVGLAGTETAIGDALGVAVKRLAAMPEQARVLVLLTDGVNNAGNITPLDAAHAAQSAGVRVYTIGIGATEMQVPDFFGTRTVNPSADLDEGMLRQIASETGGRYFRATDTSELATAYRTIDALEPMPQQGPPLRPRRELFRWPLLAGIALTLLSGLMLAPRRRLAVTT